The proteins below come from a single Deltaproteobacteria bacterium genomic window:
- a CDS encoding DNA translocase FtsK, translated as MVVSLGLLTFVWGTGVSLARVGGFLQRFFVAFYYKTKSLSVVYYSRLKINLEEYKQKRAARLRLKEELKKQKEKMPPAPVPVKINIPKAVPSEENRIEKILKPLAPEKIQAPVSEKILMEDKGDGEPKVFQRQDVGREKKLEEQMSFTEMMKGFILPPLSLLDTPEKQQVTIDEESLKMNSKILEKKLLDYGVEGRVTEIHPGPVVTMYEFEPAAGVKVSRIVGLQDDLSMSMGGRSVRVVSHLQGKAAVGIEIPNHDREIVYFKDLLVDAKFQKSESKLNLALGKDIEGLPSFSDLQKMPHLLVAGATGTGKSVGLNAMILSMLFRATPEEVRFIFVDPKMLELSIYQGIPHLLLPVVTDNKKAAVSLRWAVAEMERRYKLLSHAQVRNIASYNKKISRGELDLQEVIEAPIHADAQALKHGEKLPFIVIIIDELADLMLVAGREVEEYITRLAQMARAAGIHLILATQRPSVDVITGVIKANFPARISFKVSSAHDSRTIIDTRGSESLLGMGDMLFLPPGVAKLMRLHGAYVSDAEVMRVVEHLKKQGQPIYDESILNFNDTKEEDVFEEDMDDELYDQAVSVVTETRQASISMVQRRLRIGYNRAARMIDRMEAEGVVSAPNGSKGREVLARSMADT; from the coding sequence CTCGCTTAAGGCTGAAAGAAGAACTCAAAAAACAAAAAGAAAAAATGCCGCCCGCTCCTGTGCCCGTCAAGATTAACATTCCAAAAGCTGTGCCTTCGGAAGAAAATAGAATAGAGAAGATTTTAAAACCCCTGGCCCCCGAAAAAATTCAAGCTCCTGTTTCCGAAAAGATACTGATGGAAGACAAAGGAGATGGCGAACCAAAAGTTTTTCAACGACAAGATGTGGGGCGCGAGAAGAAACTGGAAGAGCAAATGTCTTTTACCGAAATGATGAAGGGCTTCATTCTTCCCCCTTTAAGTTTGCTGGATACCCCCGAAAAGCAGCAAGTGACCATCGATGAAGAGTCACTCAAGATGAATTCCAAAATCCTGGAGAAAAAGCTTTTGGATTATGGTGTCGAAGGCCGCGTGACAGAAATTCATCCGGGGCCCGTAGTCACCATGTATGAATTTGAACCTGCTGCCGGCGTGAAAGTATCACGTATTGTGGGTCTTCAAGATGATCTTTCGATGTCGATGGGAGGGCGATCGGTGCGCGTCGTTTCTCATCTTCAGGGGAAAGCAGCCGTGGGGATTGAAATTCCCAATCACGATAGAGAAATTGTTTATTTTAAAGATTTGCTAGTCGATGCCAAGTTTCAAAAATCAGAATCGAAACTCAATCTGGCCTTGGGAAAAGATATTGAGGGATTGCCTTCTTTTTCAGACCTTCAAAAAATGCCGCACCTTCTGGTTGCCGGTGCCACCGGAACGGGTAAATCCGTGGGTTTGAACGCGATGATTCTCTCCATGCTCTTTCGCGCGACACCGGAAGAGGTCCGTTTTATTTTTGTCGATCCCAAAATGCTGGAGCTTTCCATCTATCAAGGCATACCGCATCTTTTATTGCCCGTGGTGACCGATAACAAAAAAGCGGCGGTGTCTCTGCGTTGGGCAGTGGCCGAGATGGAACGGCGCTACAAATTGCTCTCGCATGCCCAGGTGAGAAATATCGCCAGCTACAACAAGAAAATTAGCAGAGGGGAACTGGATCTGCAGGAAGTCATTGAAGCGCCTATTCATGCCGACGCCCAAGCCCTCAAGCATGGTGAGAAACTTCCTTTCATTGTCATCATTATTGACGAATTGGCCGATCTCATGTTGGTCGCCGGTCGCGAGGTGGAAGAATACATCACCCGTCTTGCCCAGATGGCGCGCGCCGCGGGAATCCATCTGATTCTGGCCACTCAACGCCCTTCGGTGGATGTCATCACCGGTGTCATCAAGGCCAACTTTCCTGCCCGTATTTCTTTTAAGGTTTCCTCCGCCCATGACTCCAGAACCATCATCGATACGCGCGGTTCCGAATCTCTTTTAGGGATGGGGGACATGCTCTTCCTTCCACCCGGAGTTGCCAAACTGATGCGCCTGCACGGCGCTTATGTGTCCGATGCCGAAGTAATGCGGGTGGTAGAGCACCTCAAAAAACAAGGTCAGCCGATTTATGATGAAAGTATCTTGAATTTTAACGATACCAAAGAGGAAGATGTTTTTGAAGAAGACATGGATGATGAACTGTATGATCAAGCAGTTTCAGTGGTTACAGAAACCCGCCAGGCCTCAATTTCTATGGTTCAGCGACGCCTACGAATTGGTTATAATCGTGCCGCACGAATGATTGATCGGATGGAGGCGGAAGGCGTAGTAAGTGCGCCTAATGGTTCAAAAGGACGAGAGGTATTGGCAAGGAGTATGGCGGATACATAA